One stretch of Dehalococcoidia bacterium DNA includes these proteins:
- a CDS encoding YgaC family protein has translation MLREIWRGRVWSGRPYTVVEDSSSRLLLYAGAGVRWVKPVPPDRLRERAWTLQEDTWYTEALRIVTPGSRHSVLLLWTAGFRDLLLWYVNLEDQMTRTHIGFDYLDQLLDIEIAPDLSEWSWKDEDEFEEAIVAGLLTSEEAHLVRAEGEKVIAALGARRSLFSEPWPQWRPNPDWTSPVLPEGWNDLHKYPAFDGGRQYIE, from the coding sequence GTGCTCCGCGAGATATGGCGCGGGCGGGTCTGGTCCGGCAGACCGTACACTGTCGTCGAAGACTCCTCCAGCCGGCTGCTGCTGTACGCGGGCGCGGGCGTCCGATGGGTCAAGCCTGTTCCCCCTGACAGGCTGCGTGAGCGGGCCTGGACGCTTCAGGAGGACACTTGGTACACCGAGGCCCTGCGGATTGTCACGCCCGGTTCCCGCCACAGCGTCCTGCTTCTCTGGACGGCAGGATTCCGGGACCTACTGCTGTGGTATGTGAATCTCGAGGACCAAATGACCCGTACCCACATCGGCTTCGACTACCTCGACCAACTCCTGGACATCGAGATAGCGCCTGACCTGTCTGAGTGGAGTTGGAAGGATGAGGACGAGTTCGAAGAGGCGATCGTAGCGGGCCTACTGACCTCCGAGGAAGCACACCTCGTCAGGGCCGAGGGAGAAAAAGTCATCGCCGCACTCGGCGCGAGACGCTCACTGTTCAGCGAACCCTGGCCCCAATGGCGTCCCAACCCCGACTGGACGTCCCCCGTCCTCCCCGAAGGCTGGAACGACCTCCACAAGTACCCGGCATTTGACGGCGGTCGCCAGTACATAGAATAG
- a CDS encoding CinA family protein has protein sequence MSELSTLAETVGQLLKDRGESLAVAESSCGGLLNATLVAIPGASAYYVGGAIIYTRMAQLGLLGVPDEAMEGHRASTEYYAALNAETIRTRLSTTWGLGETGASGPTGNRYGDNYGHACIAVSGPVERSLTIETGDPDREGNMWVFAERALGFLEECLREAR, from the coding sequence ATGTCGGAACTGAGCACGCTTGCCGAAACGGTCGGTCAGTTGCTTAAGGATCGGGGCGAGTCGCTCGCCGTGGCCGAGTCCTCGTGCGGCGGTCTGTTGAATGCGACCCTCGTGGCCATCCCGGGCGCGTCAGCGTACTACGTCGGCGGCGCGATAATCTACACGCGCATGGCGCAGCTTGGACTGCTTGGCGTCCCTGATGAGGCGATGGAGGGACATCGCGCCAGTACAGAGTACTACGCCGCTCTGAACGCGGAGACGATCCGCACGAGGTTGAGCACGACCTGGGGGTTGGGTGAGACCGGCGCGAGCGGGCCTACGGGCAATCGCTACGGCGACAACTACGGTCACGCCTGCATCGCGGTCAGCGGACCAGTAGAGCGCTCTCTTACCATCGAGACAGGAGACCCCGACCGCGAGGGCAACATGTGGGTCTTCGCCGAGCGCGCCCTGGGCTTCCTGGAAGAGTGCCTACGCGAGGCGCGGTAG
- a CDS encoding LLM class flavin-dependent oxidoreductase, with product MKYALFTHVPWPEDIDPAKLLIDAADEVKLAEDLGFSSAWIAEHHFTRYGIGSSALVIASYMAGQTKRIRLGTGVLIPTLHNAIRLAEDAATIDAMSGGRLDVGFGRGVYGYEYSGFGVSPETSQEHFQESINVIQGLWTENEFSHEGEYYSLNKVSLAPPTLQKPHPPIYIAASRTPATLDYCISRNHNLCIAVVMDTAPALELLQRFVDKSEAAGIDRPASEVPFFRYMYVAETMEQARRDTAAHLEWVLDMLFWRSYFTDGGSEIYHSLEEWRRTRTDFPATVDYVFENRAIVGDPDYCIAKIEELKSHGVRFLGANFAMGGLDHKKVLKSMELFAKEVMPAVGAPEMATAAC from the coding sequence GTGAAATACGCCCTCTTCACCCATGTGCCCTGGCCTGAAGACATCGATCCCGCAAAGCTTCTGATCGACGCGGCTGATGAGGTGAAGCTGGCAGAGGACCTCGGCTTCAGCAGTGCCTGGATAGCCGAGCACCACTTCACGCGGTACGGAATCGGATCGTCGGCACTCGTCATCGCGAGCTACATGGCGGGGCAGACCAAGAGGATTAGGCTGGGCACCGGCGTACTCATTCCGACGCTCCACAACGCGATCAGGCTCGCTGAGGACGCCGCGACTATAGACGCCATGAGCGGGGGCCGCCTCGACGTAGGCTTTGGGCGAGGCGTGTACGGCTACGAGTACAGCGGCTTCGGAGTCTCTCCCGAGACCAGCCAGGAGCACTTCCAGGAGAGCATTAACGTAATCCAGGGACTGTGGACCGAAAATGAATTCTCGCACGAGGGCGAGTACTATAGCCTGAACAAGGTCAGCCTGGCCCCTCCAACATTGCAGAAGCCACATCCCCCTATCTACATCGCCGCATCGCGCACGCCAGCGACGCTCGACTACTGCATATCACGTAATCACAACCTGTGCATCGCCGTGGTGATGGACACCGCACCGGCGCTTGAGCTGCTGCAGAGGTTCGTCGACAAGTCAGAGGCCGCAGGCATCGACAGGCCTGCATCGGAGGTGCCGTTCTTCAGGTACATGTACGTCGCCGAGACCATGGAGCAGGCCCGTCGCGACACGGCAGCGCACCTCGAGTGGGTGCTCGACATGCTGTTCTGGCGGAGCTACTTCACCGACGGCGGGAGCGAGATCTACCACAGCCTCGAGGAGTGGAGACGCACCCGGACCGACTTCCCCGCGACCGTCGACTACGTCTTCGAGAACCGCGCCATAGTCGGCGATCCGGACTACTGTATCGCCAAGATCGAGGAGCTAAAGAGTCACGGAGTCAGGTTCCTGGGAGCCAACTTCGCGATGGGCGGTCTGGACCACAAGAAGGTCCTCAAGTCGATGGAGCTATTCGCAAAAGAGGTGATGCCAGCAGTCGGCGCCCCGGAAATGGCGACGGCCGCCTGCTGA